CATGAAGATCAAGATCATCGCCCCGCCAGAGCGTAAATACTCGGTCTGGATCGGCGGCTCCAtcctggcctccctctccacctTCCAGCAGATGTGGATCAGCAAGCAGGAGTATGACGAGTCCGGCCCCTccattgtccatcgcaagtgcttctAGTGGGGCTGCTGGCGGTCACCCGAGGGCTGTCCCTggctgtgctgtggctgctgacTCCTCCCATGTCAGACCACAATCCCTTGCCTGTTACTTATTTCATGTTTTAATTGGTTTGTTGAGGTACCCAGTAGTGATGTGTGTTTTAGTGGCTGTAGTTCTCCTGCGGTTGGCTAGCTGCCCCTCTTCCCTGCGGTGCGGTGGGCTCGGGAGCAGGTGATGCTGCTGTTAGATGCCTCACCTGTAGGCTCGCCACAGGTGGCTCCTTTgtagcaaaacaaataaaacttctGAGGCTTGAAAACAAGAAGAGGTTGTCTCGCTTCCTCACAGGGTGGGCGCTCGGTCTCCTGGCTGCGAAGAACTGGTGCGCAGTGCGTGGTTTTGGACTTGAGCCTTAGAAGGCAAAAATTGGGGTAAATACAATACGGAATGTAGGGGCAGCACCTTTTCTATGGATTTTCTGTGGATTCTAGGATTCCCTTACAGCTGCCTCGTGCTGTGCGGGCCATTTTCAGAGCTGTTAGGGAGGGAGGCATGGCTGGTGTGTGGCTCTTGCCGCCTCCCTGTGCTTTCGTGGTCAGTCGGTGTTTTTTAGTGCACAAATGGCTTTTCTGGTCAGGGAAAACATGTGGTGCCTTGGCTTGGGGTTTGGAGGCCGGAGCAGCGTTGGCTTCTCCTTTTTCGGGAGAGGAAGAGGCAGTCGGGGCTGGAGCTCGCCCTGCTCGGGGGTGCAGGGTTCCTCCTGCTCCGGGAGCTCCGCTTCCCTGGGGACGGCTGGTGGTGCTTAATTAAATACCCTTAATTAAAGGCAGCCGGTGGTGGGAGCGGGGAAGGGGTGCGCCTGGCCGTGCGCCCTCCCGCCGCGCCTCCAGAGCTCCGCCAGCTCCGGTGCAGTTGGAGGATGCCGGGGGCGCGGCCGGGCCGCCCTTAAAGCCTCCTCCGGCTGCCTATTGGCTCGTCGGGGCAGGGCCAGCCTATCGCAACGCCGCctttccccccgcccccggcggaCTCCGTTTCCCAGGGTGCATCGCGCGGAGCTTCCGGTGCGGCCCCGGGCCTGCAGCGTCCTGCCTCAGCTCCGCCGGGAAGCGAGGGTTTCGGTGGCCGGAGCGCGGCCTGAGGCCCGTGTCTGCCCGGAGAACGGCGCCGGGCCTTGCCCTCGGCTTCCCTTCTCCCTCGGCCGAGCGCTGAGGCTGGCAGGGCCCTTCCCTGGGGCTTCAGGTGCGGTGGGAGCAGGAAAGCGGGGCTGCTTGTTGGCTAGGCCCCGCGGGCTTCCCAGCCGAGCTTCGCCTCTGGGTTTACAAGGTTTCCGATACAAAAACCGGCTGCGGGAGCGTCTCGCTTCGCTTTGCCTTCCTCGCTTTCCAGGGCTTAGGCTGTGCCCGGTGGGAAGGCCGGCATGTCCCTGCCGGAGTGGCACATCGCCGTGAAGCTGGCCGACCAGCCGTTGGCCCCCAAATCCATCCTGTGTCTGCCGGAGATGGAGTTGGGAGAATGCCCGCTGGGTGGGTGCAGCATCGCGAACCTCAAGCAGCTCATCACCGGCAAGCTGCAGGAGTCTGTCCCGGACCCCGAGCTCATCGGTAGGTGCTGACCTGCATCCCCTCGGGGGTCCGGCCTCTTCCCCTCTGCCTGTGTCCTGCTGCCGTGGAGGCTGGGTGCAAGCAGACAGGGCGGTGTGGGGGCTTGGAGCCTGCACCAGAGATGTCAGTCTTGGTGCTTTGTGCTTTGGACAGCTTGTTCTGCATTTGCCCGGGATCCCCATGGTGTCACTGCCCTTGTTACGGAATCTTTTTGACTTGCACGAATGTGTCCCTGTGAGATCTCTTATGAGAATCGCGAGAGAGGTCACCTTTGCAAAAGGAGGTGGCCAGGTCGTGTTCTGTGCGTCTCAGCTCCGTGCTTTCCTCCCTGAGTCTCCGCTCGGTGATTTCCCTGCGTTGTGGAGTCCCCGTGCCACTGGCCCAGCGCAGCAGCTGAAAGGGCAGAGCAGTAATGCCCAGGCGGTCCTCGGTTCCTAAAGACCCCAGGCTCTTCCCAAGCGTGCTCTCGATACTTACCTGTAGGTGTTTCTCCTAGATCTGATCTACTGTGGCCGTAAGCTGAGGGACGACCAGACGCTGGAGTTTTACGGCATCCAGTCTGGCTCCACTGTTCATGTCCTGCGCAAGTCCTGGCCTGAGCCTGACCAGAAGCCAGGTGAGGCAGAGGCAGGCTGGGTTACTGCTTAGATCTCGCCGGGATGGGCTTGGTCTGGGTCCCCCGTCGCCGAGAAGCGGCTCCTCTTGTGATTTGCTTCTGGGAGCCTGGCATGGGGTTTGCAGGAGGAGCTGGCCGACATATTTGTGTCTAACCAATGGATGTTAGGTTTTCTTGCTGATGGGGTGGTTAAGGAATGAGCTGTGTAATGCAGAGAGTGAACATCACTTCCTTAATTGGCTATGATTAATTGTAGCGTGTTGCCAGAGAGCAGAGTGACTGGTTACTCAGCTTGAAGAATGGGCAGGCTTGTATGTGTTCCTGGACCGTCTGACTGTAGAACAAGATGAGTTAGAGTTGTTACTCTAATACGGCTCCTTTTGTATGTGTAGGAGGATATGTCTATGTATTTTCATATGTCTGGCAGCTGAGAGCGCAGTTACTTGCTGCGCTGTGGTAGCTGTGCCGAGGCGGTTGATAGTCTGTGCCCTTCCTCGCTGGGTCAGCTGCATCCAGGGGCACCGAAGAATCCCCACTGCTGTTGCCGTCTGGAAGTCCTAGGGGCCTGTAGAATGTCCGGCAGAGCTGACAGAGGGAGAACCCTGTTTTGTTCCATTATTTTTCCTCCCTCAGAGCCCGTGGATAAGGTGGCAGCAGTGCGGGAGTTCCGGGTCCTCCATGCTGCTCTGCACAGCAGTCCTGCCTACAGAGACGCAGTGAGTGGGGCTTCGCGCCTTGCTGGCTGGGTGGCTTTTGCCTGTCCCCTCTCTGTGAAGAGAGTCCTGGCGTGCAGCCTTGTCGCGCGGCGCTGCTGATCCGCTCTCGTTTCCCTATCAGGTCTTCAAAATGCTGGGGAACAAGGAGTCACTGGACCAGATCATTGTGGCTACGCCCGGCCTCAGCAGCGACCCCGTTGCTTTGGGTGAGTCCAGGTGCGATCCAGAGGACCTGAGGAAAGCCAAACAGGGAGAGTCAGTGTTTAATTCCCGGCACGGGGAAGGGAGAGTCCCCCTTCTCTGACAAAAGTGTCGTTTTTGGTTCCTTTGCGGAGCACAAGCGTGAGTGGATGCTCAGGTGTTGGTCTTGTGCTCTTTTGGTAGTGTTTGAGGACAGAGGCTGCCTTCAGAAGGATTAAGTGACATGGAGCCCAAAGGAGAGCAGTGgcgatgagggtttttttccccccccctgctgcgaagggctacaaaaatgCTCACTGGATCTCGCTTCCTTGTTCTGGCCCGGGATGTTTCTAGTTTTTCTGGCACATTGCTGCGAGGCAGGTGGAGTGTTGGGTGCAGTCACCACCTCTCACAGCAAGCGGCTAGCTGGGGTCAGCCAGGAGCTGGGTTTGATCCTGCCCTTGAGGTGGAGCTGTCTGTGCTGGGGCACAGCCCAGGCGTCTGCTGGGAAAGCCCTGTCCCCCGCATGCGCAGCTGTGATCAGGAGTCTCTCTGGAAAGACGTAAAAGGCTTCAGAGAGAACAATAATAGAATATTTATGGTGTCTGCTAGTGACTCAGTTCCcaaaaaacaattttttcagtttttcccatGGCTTTTGTTTGACTGCCTCCTGTTTTTCGTATCCTGTCTTTTACTCGTTGTGTTTCCTGGTTCCTCCCAGGAGTCCTGCAGGACAAGGATCTCTTTTCAGTGTTTGCGGACCCCAACATGCTGGACACGTAAGTTCACGTAAGGTGCTGGAGTGACTAAGCAATGCCCTTGTCGCGCTGTTGTACAGACCAGCTCCCTGTGGGTGGGAGAGTgagcgctgctgctgcctgccggtGCGGATACTCCAGGCAGGAGATTCAGGACAGAGCTCCGCTTCCTTGGCAGCGGAAAGGAGGGAGCTGATGCTTTGACAGGCATCTGCCTCCGGGCTTGGATTAAACCAAAGGGGGAGAGGGCCCATCATTGCCTCTGGATCGTGGTTTCAGATCTGGATCTGGTTGCTCACAGTGGAAAGTTGCTCCCGTGAGGGCACATGGGAGCTGTTACACAGTGGGAGGGTCAGGGATCGAGAAGGAGCCTCAGCTTCTCTGGTGTGCAGAGCAAGGTGGGgaggcatttgctgctgggcagCCGACGGCGGCCACTGTGGTGGTGCAGGCGCAGCCAGATGGCTCTGCCGTTCCTGACAGAAGTTCTTTGCTGGCATTGAGCTGCTGAGTTCTTAGTTTCCCTCTGTACGTGATTGATTCCCCCGCTCTTTCTCTCCAGGCTGATCCCAGCCCACCCCGCGCTTGTGAATGCCATTGTCCTTGTTCTGCACTCGGTGGCTGGCAgcaccccgctcccggccccggagACATCCTCCCGCGGCATGTCCGCTGGCTCCTACCGGGACATGCCCGGTACGTTCAGCTGCACGGATGGGTGGGGACCCTGCAGAGAAGAGGTGCTGCAGGATTTGCAGACAGATCTGTGCTGTACTGATGTGCATCCCCAGGCTGGAAGGAGGAGAGGTTTGGGTTCCTGAGCTAGAAACGTGTGCTGCGGTTTGATAGATTTTTGTGCTGTGTGAGACTCATCTGGGGCACTTTGGCCTCGGGGCCTCTCCAGCCAGGCGTGGATAACGCCTGTTGGTAGCAGAGTGCTGTGGCCCCTGTGCTGTGCAAACAATGGGCCTGACCTGCCTTCCTGCAGCTGGTCAGTGCCGAGGCCTCTGTCCCAACTAGTGCGTTAACTGGGGTTGAGCCTGGCTTCATGGCCAAGGACTCCGCGGGACCCTCATCTGGTGCCTAACTCCTTCCAGCGCTCGGTTTTCTGtatctgaggggagaccttatcgctcggtacaactacctgacaggaggttgtagcgaggtggctgttggtctcttctcccaagtaactagcgataggatgagaggcaatggcctcaggttgcgtcaggggaggttcagattggacattaggaaaaatttctgtactgaaagagtggtcagacgttggaccaggctgcccagggcagtggtggagtcgccatccctggaggggttcacaaaacgtgtagacatggcacttcggggcatggtttagcaggcgcggtggtgttgggttgatggttggacttgatcttaaaggtgttttccaaccttaataattctatgattctatgatctgttgACTCTCCTTTCTGTTGCAGGTGGCTTTCTGTTTGAAGGTCTCTCTG
Above is a window of Opisthocomus hoazin isolate bOpiHoa1 chromosome 10, bOpiHoa1.hap1, whole genome shotgun sequence DNA encoding:
- the UBL7 gene encoding ubiquitin-like protein 7, whose protein sequence is MSLPEWHIAVKLADQPLAPKSILCLPEMELGECPLGGCSIANLKQLITGKLQESVPDPELIDLIYCGRKLRDDQTLEFYGIQSGSTVHVLRKSWPEPDQKPEPVDKVAAVREFRVLHAALHSSPAYRDAVFKMLGNKESLDQIIVATPGLSSDPVALGVLQDKDLFSVFADPNMLDTLIPAHPALVNAIVLVLHSVAGSTPLPAPETSSRGMSAGSYRDMPGGFLFEGLSDDEDDFHQSTRSTPSSSASGSRPASLGYAGAAGPRPITQSELATALALASTPESSSHTPTPGTQGHSSGTSPMSSSVQSGTPITNDLFSQALQHALQASGQPSLQSQWQPQLQQLRDMGIHDDELSLRALQATGGDIQAALELIFAGGAP